A genomic window from Rattus norvegicus strain BN/NHsdMcwi chromosome 9, GRCr8, whole genome shotgun sequence includes:
- the LOC134480273 gene encoding large ribosomal subunit protein eL21-like, whose product MTNTKGKRRGTRYMFSRPFRKHGVVPLATYMRIRKKGDIVDIKGMGTVEKGMPHKCYHGKTGRVYNVTQHAVGIIVNEQVKGKILAKRINVQIEHIKHPNSRNGFLKRVKENDQKKKEAKENGTWVQLKRQPVPPREAHFVKTNGKEPELLEPIPQEFMV is encoded by the coding sequence atgacgaacacaaaaggaaagaggagaggtactCGGTACATgttctctagaccttttaggaaacatggagtcgttcctttggccacatacatgcgAATTCGcaagaagggtgatattgtagacatcaagggaatgggtACTGTTGAAAAAGGAATGCCCCATAAGTGTTACCATggcaaaaccggaagagtctacaatgtcacccagcatgccgtgggcatcattgtaaatgagcaagttaaaggcaagattctggccaagaggatcaatgtgcagattgagcacatcaagcacCCAAACAGCAGAAACGgcttcctgaagcgggtgaaggagaacgatcagaagaaaaaggaagccaaagagaacggcacctgggttcagctgaagcgccagcctgtgccacccagagaagcccactttgtgaAGACTAAtggaaaggagcctgagctgctggagcccattCCACAGGAATTCATGGTCTAA